A stretch of Deltaproteobacteria bacterium DNA encodes these proteins:
- the dapA gene encoding 4-hydroxy-tetrahydrodipicolinate synthase encodes MLQGSMTAIVTPFKNSGLDEKAFKGLIEFQIKNGTNAIVPCGTTGESATLSYEEHERVIELTVELVNGRIPVIAGTGSNSTAETIMLTKHAERAGADAALLITPYYNKPTQEGLYQHYKAVAEKVELPIILYNVPGRTGVNMLPDTVARLSDIKNIIGIKEATGNLQQVSDTIELCRKGFIILSGDDFTTLPILAIGGHGVISVTSNIAPKEVNQMYRAFFEGNLEKAKRLHYKLQPLHRAMFLETNPIPVKTALAMMGKIEEEFRLPLVRMGEVNRKKLEKVITDFGVI; translated from the coding sequence ATGCTTCAAGGTTCAATGACGGCAATTGTCACGCCATTTAAGAACAGCGGATTGGATGAAAAGGCATTTAAGGGATTGATTGAGTTTCAGATAAAGAACGGCACAAATGCCATTGTCCCGTGTGGCACAACAGGGGAGTCTGCTACACTTTCCTATGAAGAGCATGAAAGGGTTATTGAACTTACAGTTGAATTGGTCAACGGAAGAATTCCTGTAATTGCAGGCACAGGCTCAAACTCCACTGCCGAAACTATCATGTTAACGAAACATGCAGAAAGGGCAGGTGCAGACGCGGCTCTTTTGATTACACCCTATTACAACAAACCAACGCAGGAAGGGTTATATCAGCATTATAAGGCAGTTGCTGAAAAGGTAGAATTGCCTATAATACTCTACAATGTCCCTGGCAGGACAGGCGTAAACATGCTTCCTGATACCGTCGCCAGATTGTCTGATATTAAGAATATTATTGGCATAAAAGAGGCGACAGGAAACCTTCAGCAGGTAAGTGATACGATTGAATTATGCAGAAAGGGATTTATAATTCTTTCAGGAGATGATTTTACAACCCTGCCTATTTTGGCCATAGGCGGGCATGGTGTTATTTCTGTTACCTCAAATATAGCGCCAAAAGAAGTAAACCAGATGTATCGGGCATTCTTTGAGGGAAACCTTGAAAAGGCAAAAAGGCTTCATTATAAACTACAGCCTCTGCACAGGGCAATGTTTCTGGAGACCAATCCCATACCGGTAAAGACAGCCCTCGCCATGATGGGAAAGATAGAGGAGGAGTTCAGGCTGCCTCTTGTAAGAATGGGAGAGGTGAACAGGAAGAAACTGGAGAAAGTTATTACGGATTTCGGTGTTATATAA
- the crcB gene encoding fluoride efflux transporter CrcB: protein MSTQIFYIALFGALGCLSRYFLAGWVYNLFGRSLPYGTIAVNVTGAYIIGLVMEFSIGSNLISQNLRVGITIGFLGGLTTFSTFSYETFRLLEDGEFLIASINIFISVLVCLFFTWAGTETARYLL from the coding sequence ATGTCCACACAGATTTTTTATATCGCCTTGTTCGGCGCGCTTGGGTGCCTGTCACGTTACTTTCTCGCAGGTTGGGTTTATAATCTTTTTGGCAGGAGTTTGCCGTATGGGACCATAGCTGTCAATGTAACTGGCGCTTACATAATAGGTCTTGTCATGGAGTTCAGCATAGGGAGCAATCTTATATCGCAGAACCTCCGCGTAGGTATTACAATAGGCTTTTTGGGCGGACTAACAACCTTTTCTACATTTAGTTATGAGACTTTCAGGCTTCTTGAGGATGGTGAGTTCCTTATCGCCTCAATAAATATTTTTATCAGCGTGCTGGTTTGCCTTTTCTTTACCTGGGCAGGTACAGAAACGGCAAGGTATTTATTATAA
- a CDS encoding DUF190 domain-containing protein gives MTKFIGEKALMRIFLGESDKIGHKPVYEAMVELFRKEGFAGATVLRGIAGFGAHSIYHTDKLLRLSIDLPIIVEVVEGREKIDAIMPKIDELMNGGGMITLENATVIRYTHGNEKTRES, from the coding sequence ATGACAAAATTTATAGGGGAAAAGGCGCTTATGCGGATATTTTTAGGTGAGAGCGACAAGATAGGTCACAAGCCGGTGTATGAGGCCATGGTTGAGTTATTTAGAAAAGAGGGGTTTGCCGGCGCTACCGTCTTGCGTGGGATAGCAGGGTTTGGCGCCCACAGCATTTATCATACGGACAAGTTACTAAGGCTTTCCATAGACCTGCCTATAATCGTTGAGGTAGTGGAGGGGCGGGAAAAGATTGACGCTATCATGCCCAAGATTGATGAACTTATGAACGGAGGGGGGATGATAACGTTGGAAAATGCAACCGTCATAAGGTATACCCATGGAAACGAGAAAACCAGGGAAAGCTGA
- a CDS encoding DUF3426 domain-containing protein: MIVQCDACNTKFKLDDSKIKDRGVKVRCTKCQNVFTVMPPPSEEAAPKQEETFEASFGAQPEPSPKTEGIDFGGLSEQSAAQKQEEKKEEASQWGIDFTFDEKPKEEEKKSEWDIGPPSSKEEAPFSFEEEKEAPKPEGEKGGFGFEIGKEPAFEAEKKEAVPSPELSGFSFEGDFAQTAEKTSFEIEPPPTEEEFVVPPKEEAKTLIMGAQSKEEAKTLIMESPLSPKAQPEANEMSFKAPSEKRKISAPIIISAVIILLLAAGGAVIYLNIGAGFLSKPAAPQKTMDIIGLQGYYINNTSLGRLFVIEGKLVSNLNAPKEVTGMHGMIFDKMGKTIKDVWVAPGRIVARDELKAISAADLGKRFKDRNGTIPPKGTVPFMIVFQGVSGELAEFSVEVGQ; this comes from the coding sequence ATGATAGTTCAGTGCGACGCCTGTAATACAAAATTTAAACTAGATGATTCAAAGATAAAGGATAGGGGTGTAAAGGTCCGCTGCACCAAATGCCAGAATGTCTTTACAGTTATGCCTCCTCCGTCTGAAGAAGCTGCGCCAAAACAGGAGGAAACATTTGAGGCCTCATTTGGGGCTCAGCCTGAACCTTCCCCAAAAACAGAGGGAATAGATTTTGGCGGCCTTTCTGAACAATCTGCCGCGCAAAAACAGGAAGAAAAAAAAGAAGAGGCCTCGCAATGGGGCATAGATTTTACCTTTGATGAAAAACCAAAGGAAGAAGAGAAAAAGTCGGAATGGGATATAGGCCCCCCTTCTTCAAAAGAAGAGGCGCCGTTTTCATTTGAAGAGGAAAAAGAGGCTCCGAAACCGGAAGGGGAAAAGGGCGGGTTTGGTTTTGAGATTGGAAAAGAGCCGGCATTTGAAGCAGAAAAAAAAGAGGCTGTCCCGTCTCCGGAGTTGTCAGGTTTTAGCTTTGAAGGGGATTTTGCGCAAACAGCAGAGAAAACATCCTTTGAGATAGAACCCCCGCCAACAGAAGAAGAATTTGTTGTTCCTCCAAAGGAAGAGGCAAAGACTTTAATAATGGGCGCTCAATCAAAGGAGGAGGCAAAAACTTTAATAATGGAATCTCCGTTATCTCCCAAGGCGCAGCCAGAGGCAAACGAAATGTCATTTAAAGCCCCTTCAGAAAAAAGAAAGATAAGCGCCCCTATAATAATTTCTGCGGTGATTATCCTGTTGCTGGCAGCCGGGGGAGCTGTCATTTATCTGAATATTGGGGCTGGATTTTTATCCAAACCCGCAGCGCCGCAAAAGACCATGGATATTATTGGTCTGCAAGGGTATTATATAAATAATACGTCCCTTGGCCGGCTGTTTGTCATAGAAGGAAAACTTGTAAGCAACCTCAATGCGCCAAAAGAGGTTACAGGCATGCATGGCATGATATTTGATAAAATGGGGAAAACTATAAAGGACGTATGGGTTGCGCCAGGAAGGATTGTAGCCCGGGATGAACTAAAGGCCATATCCGCGGCTGACCTGGGAAAAAGATTTAAAGATAGAAATGGCACAATACCGCCTAAAGGAACTGTACCTTTTATGATAGTCTTTCAAGGTGTTTCCGGTGAACTGGCAGAGTTCAGTGTAGAGGTTGGCCAGTAA
- the tatA gene encoding twin-arginine translocase TatA/TatE family subunit: MFGIGTTELIVILVIVLIIFGVGKLPSIGSGLGEAIRNFKKASSESEIDVTPKKEKLESAPSKPEESAKKA; this comes from the coding sequence ATGTTTGGAATAGGGACAACAGAACTTATAGTTATTCTCGTAATAGTTTTGATAATATTCGGCGTTGGGAAACTGCCTAGCATAGGCTCGGGTCTTGGCGAAGCCATAAGAAACTTTAAAAAGGCGTCTTCTGAATCTGAAATTGATGTAACCCCCAAAAAGGAAAAACTGGAATCAGCGCCCTCCAAACCTGAAGAGTCTGCCAAAAAGGCATAA
- a CDS encoding TonB family protein, producing the protein MSIKILRVTDKSRLIVFLLISILLHIGILMIVPQTREGEKTLPKLIPIDVIELPQPAEIKKPFTSGGAREQPHPLLPSVLPFAEEKRIVEPLLPANPPTHPSDEFPAPFDTGEQKEDFDKEAGLQLQQSIATGSGGLEEKTEQEPAIKKESVEDEKTLPSEPIVKEEKPLSLYPTKERIAELSKKYEKEAPVGEKDRDISFDTSEPRYTSYFEGLKAKIYHEWEYPYAAASGGQAGRLFVHFVILKDGTLEDVTLIRSSGYPMLDNAAISAIRLAAPFYPFQKSFGSLEKITVNASFEYILYPYINRQKR; encoded by the coding sequence ATGTCAATAAAAATATTGAGAGTCACTGACAAAAGCCGGCTTATTGTTTTTTTGCTGATTTCCATTCTTCTCCATATTGGGATCCTTATGATTGTCCCCCAGACAAGAGAAGGTGAAAAGACCTTGCCAAAACTGATACCTATTGATGTGATAGAGCTTCCGCAGCCAGCAGAGATAAAGAAGCCCTTCACATCAGGCGGAGCCAGGGAGCAGCCCCATCCACTCTTGCCTTCTGTCCTTCCCTTCGCAGAAGAGAAAAGGATTGTAGAACCTCTGCTGCCTGCTAATCCCCCGACTCATCCTTCGGATGAGTTCCCCGCCCCCTTTGACACAGGAGAACAAAAGGAGGATTTTGACAAAGAGGCTGGGCTCCAGTTGCAGCAAAGCATTGCAACGGGAAGCGGGGGATTAGAGGAAAAGACTGAACAGGAACCTGCGATTAAAAAAGAGTCTGTAGAAGATGAAAAAACTCTCCCTTCAGAACCAATAGTAAAAGAGGAAAAACCTTTAAGCCTTTATCCCACAAAAGAACGTATCGCAGAGCTGTCTAAAAAATATGAAAAAGAGGCGCCTGTTGGAGAAAAAGACAGAGACATTTCTTTTGACACCAGCGAGCCGCGCTATACCTCATATTTTGAGGGGCTAAAGGCCAAAATTTACCATGAATGGGAATATCCGTATGCGGCTGCAAGTGGAGGCCAGGCAGGCAGGCTTTTTGTCCATTTTGTTATCTTAAAAGATGGAACATTAGAGGATGTAACGCTTATCAGAAGTTCCGGCTACCCCATGCTTGACAATGCTGCGATATCTGCTATAAGATTGGCAGCGCCGTTTTACCCTTTTCAAAAAAGCTTTGGCAGCCTTGAAAAGATAACAGTAAATGCCTCATTTGAATATATACTGTATCCATATATAAATAGGCAAAAGCGATAG